One genomic window of Metopolophium dirhodum isolate CAU chromosome 4, ASM1992520v1, whole genome shotgun sequence includes the following:
- the LOC132943611 gene encoding uncharacterized protein LOC132943611 translates to MVIPSASSSADGTTISARYYHQHKKTTLIAFFELCSHDNFAKTLFYHEVPSYYTWDNSRGWLKRRRGKDVPGWPGIKMDTAIGRIYTIHPNQIFCQPSEPQSLWEQFRNDFCEDILHTERTRLNDLHFTFSDEIFNRGLIEIEDKVVCLSEKYLTEFGMNSPVRNENASDPFEFSILRSYDNNRLQEFKASSGKVALAVASSGIAATLLSGGRTAHSTFKLPLNVLFDTEYVCPIRKNGPLGKILQETSFVEWDECTMSHRSHIEAIDRTLKDLRCNNKFMGGITFVFAGDFRQTLPVIPKGTRADVINACLKSSPIWNYVEKLYLRTNMRVYLCGGDDIFPAQLLKIGNGTLENENGYISVDHTIGRVVNNVEELISTVYPDIFNLSNKSYQWLCERAIISPRNVTAEEINDIILLKFDGHSRECLSIDTVTSTDDAIHYPQEFLNSLSPSGFPPHKLKLKIGAPITLLRNLQPPNLCNDTKLQIKSLRNNIIEAVILTGPAKGEIAFIPRIPMIPSDLPFSFKRLQFPVKVSFAITINKAQDQTFKVSIKISTGNTDPDPILPELCL, encoded by the exons ATGGTCATACCTAGCGCTTCTAGTAGTGCTGATGGTACTACTATCAGTGCTAGGTACTACCATCAGCACAA AAAAACGACACTAATTGCATTTTTTGAACTGTGTTCACATGATAATTTTGCGAAAACACTGTTCTATCATGAAGTTCCTTCTTATTACACCTGGGATAATAGCAGAGGCTGGTTAAAGAGAAGACGGGGAAAAGATGTTCCCGGTTGGCCAGGAATAAAAATGGACACTGCCATTGGTAGAATTTACACGATTCACCCAAATCAAA TTTTCTGCCAACCGTCTGAACCTCAATCTTTGTGGGAACAGTTCAGAAATGATTTTTGTGAAGATATTCTTCATACAGAGCGCACTCGATTAAATGACTTGCACTTTACTTTTtctgatgaaatatttaatagaggTTTGATTGAAATAGAAGATAAAGTTGTTTGTCtgtctgaaaaatatttaactgaatttGGAATGAACTCACCTGTTCGAAATGAAAATGCATCTGATCCTTTTGAATTCTCAATTTTGCGTTCTTACGATAATAACCGATTACAAGAATTT aAAGC ATCCTCAGGTAAAGTTGCATTAGCAGTAGCTTCATCTGGTATAGCAGCAACTCTCCTTAGTGGCGGCAGAACTGCTCACTCGACTTTCAAGTTAccgttaaatgtattatttgatacTGAATACGTTTGTCCGATTCGTAAAAATGGCCCTCTTGGAAAAATTCTTCAAGAAACCTCATTCGTTGAGTGGGATGAGTGTACAATGAGTCACAGATCACATATCGAAGCAATTGATCGAACATTAAAAGATCTTAGgtgtaataataagtttatggGTGGCATAACATTTGTTTTCGCTGGTGATTTCCGTCAAACCTTACCAGTAATCCCTAAAGGTACTCGAGCTGATGTCATTAATGCTTGCTTAAAATCTTCCCCTATATGGAACTATGTTGAAAAACTTTATTTGCGAACAAACATGAGAGTTTATTTATGCGGAGGGGACGATATTTTTCCAGCACAGTTGTTGAAAATTGGAAATGGAActttagaaaatgaaaatggtTACATTTCTGTCGATCACACGATTGGACGGGTGGTCAATAACGTGGAAGAGTTGATTTCTACAGTTTATCCTGACATTTTTAATCTGTCCAATAAATCTTATCAGTGGTTATGTGAAAGAGCTATTATCTCTCCAAGAAATGTAACAGCAGAAGAAATTAATGATATCATCCTTCTAAAATTCGATGGACACTCACGTGAATGTCTATCTATTGATACAGTTACATCAACAGATGATGCTATTCATTATCCACAAGAATTTCTTAATTCTCTTTCTCCTTCGGGATTTCCTCctcataaactaaaattaaaaattggtgcTCCAATTACATTATTACGTAATCTTCAACCACCGAACTTATGTAAcgatacaaaattacaaataaaatcgttgcgaaataatattatagaagccGTAATTCTTACAGGGCCAGCGAAAGGAGAAATTGCATTTATTCCAAGAATTCCCATGATTCCCTCTGACTTGCCGTTTTCTTTCAAACGGCTTCAATTCCCAGTTAAAGTTTCTTTTGCGATTACCATAAACAAAGCACAAGATCAAACATTCAA ggtTTCCATAAAAATAAGTACTGGAAACACTGATCCAGATCCTATTTTACCGGAGCTGTGTTTATGA
- the LOC132942816 gene encoding complex I assembly factor ACAD9, mitochondrial-like: MWSVINRRVFLRKLIARCSSTNGSYGLDKIKPLPVPDIVRKPRRLPFLKSIYAGQYDIEVLTYPETLNLERFKDLESRVQQVQHNCTKIDTVRQLGLFGMSAPYPSSGLNLSDTEIARVFEHFDSNTFKSVFDHTLCVDIIKTFGTPSQKSKYLPLLASGAVCTLHVDTVTSTLLPNESWELTGSVKNSADVFLLFVIGSKAYIVEKDKTFVNGENLELRQVVVAPDDIIENVNLTKIMHRGKLYTCSLLTTSLKRVVQATVQNLIPKTRLNLKLRECDSVLKIISKSLINIYTLESMIYLTTWMTDGFDDPDIELESASIQLFARQTVDSILIDLKMVNGRSSINQKFSNLCNEVEELVESLEGSMKLANYISSQGVEFFNKSDYEENVSFLTTAYRNIMMKRNEPSLKYGLQQFLHPALKHAANFLEYDVLKFQFIINQCHAAGQLTTDNQMLMERLSTVIVYIYAMTAVLGRTSRSYCTGIRFCDYEMNTGETVVRESCTLLKPILEELMSGKYVATDSVYESFADQLLFNNINRGQTET, translated from the exons atgtggAGTGTTATAAATCGCCGTGTATTCCTTAGGAAACTTATTGCTCGTTGCTCGTCCACAAACGGTTCATACGGActagataaaataaaaccattgccCGTTCCAGATATAGTGAGGAAACCACGTCGCTTACCGTTTTTGAAATCAATATACGCCGGTCAGTATGATATCGAAGTCCTTACATATCCAGAAACACTTAATCTGGAGAGGTTTAAAGACCTGGAATCCCGAGTGCAACAAGTCCAGCACAATTGTACGAAAATCGACACTGTCCGTCAACTAGGACTGTTTGGCATGAGTGCTCCATACCCAAGTTCAGGCCTCAACTTATCTGACACCGAAATAGCACGTGTATTTGAACACTTTGATTCCAACACATTTAAGTCCGTATTTGATCACACGCTGTGTGTTGACATAATCAAAACTTTTGGTACGCctagtcaaaaatcaaaatatttaccatTGCTCGCATCGGGTGCTGTATGCACATTACACGTCGATACTGTAACAAGTACACTACTGCCCAATGAGAGCTGGGAACTCACAGGCTCTGTGAAAAATTCTGCTGATGTTTTCTTGTTATTTGTCATTGGAAGTAAAGCCTACATAGTTGAAAAGGATAAAACTTTTGTCAACGGGGAAAATTTAGAATTGAGACAGGTAGTTGTTGCTCCAGATGATATCATAGAGAatgttaatttaacaaaaataatgcaCAGAGGTAAATTATACACGTGTTCTTTATTAACTACGTCGTTGAAGAGAGTTGTTCAAGCAACTGTTCAGAATTTAATACCAAAAACTAGGTTAAATCTAAAATTGAGAGAATGTGATTCTGTTCTGAAGATAATATCGAAAtcgttaataaacatttatacactTGAAAGTATGATATATCTGACCACGTGGATGACTGATGGATTTGATGATCCAGACATCGAGCTAGAGTCGGCTTCCATACAGCTATTTGCTCGTCAAACAGTTGACAGTATATTGATAGATTTAAAAATGGTAAATGGAAGAAGTTCTATAAATCAAAAGTTTTCGAATTTATGCAATGAGGTGGAAGAGTTAGTAGAGAGTTTGGAAGGAAGTATGAAACTAGCTAATTATATTAGTAGTCAAGGTGTGGAGTTTTTCAATAAATCTGATTATGAAGAAAATGTTTCATTTCTGACTACAgcttatagaaatataatgaTGAAAAGAAATGAGCCGAGTTTAAAATATGGCCTTCAACAATTCCTACATCCCGCTCtcaag cATGCCGCAAATTTTCTTGAGTATGATGTAttgaaatttcaatttataattaaccAATGCCATGCTGCCGGTCAACTGACTACCGATAATCAAATGCTTATGGAAAGGTTGTCAACagtaattgtatacatttatgccATGACAGCAGTTCTTGGTAGAACATCTAGATCATATTGTACTGGAATCCGGTTTTGTGATTatgaa aTGAATACTGGAGAAACAGTGGTTAGAGAGTCATGTACTTTACTTAAACCAATCCTAGAAGAATTGATGAGTGGTAAATATGTTGCAACAGATTCAGTCTACGAATCATTTGCggaccaattattatttaataatataaatagaggACAAACAGAGACgtga
- the LOC132942903 gene encoding 2-Hydroxyacid oxidase 1, which yields MSNKFVSVKDFENYAVGTLPRTVLGYYQSGACDEYTLSINNKAFNKLRIVPRMLRDVRNRDLSITIQGDRVNVPIGISPCAMHKMAHEDGECASARAAGKHGAIFILSTLSTCSLEEVASAAPNTVKWFQLYIYKDRVLTTSLIRRAEKSGYKALVLTVDAPVFGIRYKDIKNNFSLPSRLKLGNFSEELSVMNQTNGSGLTKYVMSLFDDRLVWDDIKWLKSITDLPIIVKGILSAADAKIAADLGCDGVFVSNHGGRQLDTAPATIEVLPSIAREVGHRVDIYLDCGIRHGTDVFKALALGAKMVFLAQPILWGLTYDGQKGAEDVFGIVVNEFDNTMALAGCVSLDQIKKEMVVHKSVYSKL from the exons ATGTCCAATAAATTTGTATCTGTCaaagattttgaaaactatGCCGTTGGTACATTGCCAAGGACTGTTCTTGGATATTATCAAAGTGGGGCATGCGATGAATACACactttcaattaataataaagcatTTAATAA ATTGCGCATAGTACCACGAATGTTACGTGATGTTCGTAATAGAGATTTGAGCATCACCATTCAAGGTGATAGGgtaaatgtacctataggtatatctcCTTGTGCTATGCACAAAATGGCTCATGAAGATGGAGAGTGTGCATCTGCTAGAG cgGCTGGAAAGCATGGTGcaatttttatactttcaaCATTGTCAACATGCAGTTTAGAAGAAGTTGCCTCAGCGGCACCAAACACTGTGAAATGGTTCCAACTCTACATCTATAAAGATAG GGTTTTAACCACATCATTAATACGAAGAGCAGAAAAATCTGGATACAAAGCACTTGTGTTGACTGTTGATGCCCCCGTGTTTGGCATCCGGTATAAagacataaaaaataactttagcTTACCGAGCCGGTTAAA gtTAGGGAATTTCTCTGAAGAACTGTCAGTAATGAACCAAACTAATGGTTCTGgcttgacaaaatatgtaatgagTCTTTTTGATGATCGTTTGGTATGGGATGACATCAAATGGTTGAaaag caTTACAGACCTACCAATTATAGTAAAAGGTATTTTGAGTGCAGCTGATGCTAAAATTGCTGCTGATTTGGGATGTGACGGTGTATTTGTTTCCAACCACGGTGGAAGACAGTTAGATACAGCTCCAGCAACA attgagGTATTGCCAAGCATTGCACGAGAAGTTGGACATCGTGTTGACATTTATCTCGATTGTGGCATAAGGCATGGAACTGATGTGTTCAAGGCTTTAGCTCTTGGTGCTAAAATG gtGTTTTTAGCGCAGCCTATATTATGGGGCTTGACATATGATGGCCAAAAGGGCGCAGAGGACGTTTTTGGTATTGTTGTTAATGAATTCGATAACACCATGGCTTTAGCGg GTTGTGTGTCATTAGACCAAATTAAGAAGGAAATGGTGGTGCACAAATCAGTATATTCAaaactttaa
- the LOC132942904 gene encoding protein archease-like, whose protein sequence is MGDIKEEDWNLPECKYEYLDHTADIQIHAWGSTLSEAFEQCANAMFHYMTEVDYIEMKESYEIEVEGHDMMTLLYNFLDELLFIFSAEPNYIARKVQIEVFDTKAFKIKAKGFGEEFQLGKHPQGTEVKAITFSNMQIHENEGKCEVFVILDI, encoded by the exons ATGGGCGATATTAAAGAAGAAGACTGGAATTTACCGGAGTGCAAATACGAAT ATCTAGACCATACAGCAGATATTca aatACATGCGTGGGGAAGTACATTGTCTGAAGCATTTGAACAATGTGCCAATGCTATGTTTCATTACATGACAGAGGTTGATTATATTGAAATGAAAGAGTCATATGAAATAGAAGTTGAGGGTCATGACATGATGACTCTTTTGTATAATTTTCTCGATGAATTGTTGTTCATATTTAGTGCTGAACCTAATTATATTGCAAGA aaagtACAAATAGAAGTATTTGACACAAaggcatttaaaattaaagctaAAGGCTTTGGAGAAGAGTTTCAACTTGGAAAACATCCTCAAGGAACGGAAGTAAAAgctataacattttccaatatGCAGATACAT
- the LOC132942905 gene encoding large ribosomal subunit protein P1-like: protein MAISKPELACVYASLILADDDIDITGEKIQTVLKAANVEVEPYWPGLFAKALENANVKDLITNIGSAVGAVPAAGVAAAAPAAEAKEEKKEEKKEEESEEEDDDMGFGLFE, encoded by the exons ATGGCCATCTCAAAACCCGAATTAGCCTGCGTCTACGCCTCACTCATCTTGGCCGACGACGACATCGACATCACG GGAGAGAAAATCCAAACAGTCTTAAAGGCCGCTAATGTTGAAGTTGAACCATACTGGCCTGGTTTGTTTGCCAAGGCTTTAGAAAATGCAAATGTTAAAGATTTAATCACAAACATTGGATCAGCAGTAGGAGCTGTACCGGCTGCAGGTGTCGCAG CCGCTGCCCCAGCAGCTGAAGCCAAGGAAGAAAAGAAAGAAGAGAAGAAGGAAGAAGAGAGTGAAGAGGAAGACGATGATATGGGCTTTG gtctatttgaataa
- the LOC132942925 gene encoding peroxidase, giving the protein MTLNKMVVLLTASLFCSAAAIFHQPPYYPAPEQYNYTGYLPQESYGQPLVALPYQAPQPGFGFGPSPPASGLGPRPGPNNFGEIPTAPQGAGCQPPVGPCPNNKYRTIDGSCNNLRYTNWGIPNSKYARLLPPKYSDGIHAPPTSVSGEPLPGSRLISIVMFPDVPIPDPVWTLITMTWGQIVTHDMSMSMGTTQAKRHSIRCCDDNGRLLSNNPDVHCFPITIPEDDPVFSKFNRECMNFVRSTTDQETGCNAGNKPAEQLVVVSHWMDASFVYGSNQRLADTLREGIGGRLRVEFRDGRPWPPAAANKSAVCDQQTEEEPCYQFGDRRANQNPQLTVLQILFLREHNRIATVLSHINPHWDDETLYQESRRVLIAEFQHINYHEWLPIILGTDNMLKYGLLYKTKGFTSDYKENVDPSVINAHAHAAFRYFHSSIQGQFHLIGEDRNLLSAVRLSDYFNRPTIIEKGYNFDHLSRGLTTQSQEEVDPFFTSEITDFLFRAGRPFGRDLRAIDVQRGRDHGLASYNDYREFCGLPRAHKFEDFSDYIDVERIEKLALLYNHPDDVDLSVGGSLEAHVPNTLAGPTFLCLLTEQFYRTKVSDRYFYELGGQVGSFTPEQLNEIRKSSVARIFCDNSDDLHTIQSQGFLKISEKNPLVSCNDYDRIPSIDLNFWKEESYSHAAPQYGYQEDYKKK; this is encoded by the exons ATGACGCTGAACAAAATGGTCGTCTTGTTGACGGCGAGCCTGTTCTGTTCGGCTGCAGCCATATTCCACCAGCCACCGTACTACCCGGCCCCGGAACAGTACAATTACACCG GTTATTTGCCACAAGAGTCGTATGGACAACCCCTAGTCGCGTTGCCGTACCAGGCGCCGCAACCAGGTTTCGGTTTCGGACCATCACCGCCCGCTTCCGGTCTAGGACCCCGTCCCGGACCCAACAA cTTCGGCGAGATACCCACAGCCCCACAAGGCGCCGGATGCCAGCCACCTGTCGGCCCATGCCCCAACAACAAATACAGGACCATTGATGGATCTTGCAACAATCTTAGGTACACCAACTGGGGTATTCCCAACTCCAAGTACGCCAGACTCTTGCCACCCAAGTATTCTGACG GCATCCACGCACCACCCACATCTGTCAGCGGAGAACCACTGCCCGGTTCCCGTCTCATCAGTATTGTCATGTTCCCGGATGTCCCCATCCCTGATCCAGTATGGACTCTCATCACCATGACCTGGGGTCAAATTGTTACTCACGATATGTCCATGTCCATGGGTACCACACAAGCAA AACGTCACTCAATCAGATGTTGTGACGACAACGGCCGTTTGTTGAGCAACAACCCAGATGTGCACTGTTTCCCGATTACAATCCCCGAAGATGACCCAGTATTCTCCAAGTTCAACAGAGAGTGCATGAACTTTGTCCGTTCGACCACCGACCAGGAAACCGGATGCAACGCTGGAAACAAGCCCGCAGAAcaa TTAGTAGTCGTTTCACACTGGATGGACGCTTCTTTCGTGTACGGTTCCAACCAACGGTTAGCGGATACGCTTCGTGAAGGAATTGGTGGCAGGTTGAGAGTGGAGTTCAGAGACGGAAGACCATGGCCCCCAGCAGCGGCCAACAAGAGTGCCGTGTGCGATCAACAAACAGAAGAAGAACCGTGCTACCAATTCG GTGACCGAAGAGCCAACCAGAACCCACAGCTGACCGTTTTACAGATCCTGTTCCTCAGAGAGCACAACCGCATCGCCACAGTACTGTCGCACATCAACCCCCACTGGGATGACGAAACCCTGTACCAAGAATCCAGAAGAGTGCTGATCGCCGAATTCCAACACATCAACTACCACGAATGGCTGCCCATCATTTTAGGAACAGACAACATGTTGAAATACGGTCTGCTGTACAAGACCAAAGGATTCACAAGTGATTACAAAGAGAACGTCGACCCTAGTGTCATAAACGCTCACGCTCACGCCGCATTCAGATACTTCCACTCGTCCATCCAGGGACAATTCCA cttGATTGGCGAAGACCGTAATCTGTTGAGTGCAGTCAGATTATCGGACTACTTCAACAGGCCGACGATCATTGAAAAGGGATACAACTTCGATCACTTGTCGAGAGGTCTGACGACACAGAGCCAAGAAGAAGTCGACCCGTTCTTCACCAGCGAA ATTACAGACTTCTTGTTCAGAGCAGGCCGTCCATTCGGTCGTGACTTGAGAGCTATTGACGTACAAAGAGGCCGTGACCATGGTCTTGCATCTTACAACGATTACAGAGAATTTTGTGGTCTGCCAAGAGCACACAAATTTGAAGACTTTTCCGATTACATTGATGTTGAA CGCATTGAAAAACTCGCTCTCCTCTACAACCACCCTGATGATGTTGATCTTTCCGTCGGTGGTTCTTTGGAAGCTCATGTACCAAACACATTGGCCGGACCAACATTCTTGTGTCTTTTGACTGAACAATTTTACAGAACTAAAGTTTCTGATAGATACTTCTACGAATTGGGTGGACAAGTTGGATCCTTCACACCag aacaaCTTAACGAAATCCGCAAGTCCAGCGTTGCAAGAATATTCTGTGATAACAGCGATGATTTACACACAATCCAATCTCAAGGCTTCTTGAAGATTTCTGAGAA GAATCCTTTGGTGAGTTGCAATGATTACGATAGAATTCCATCGATCGACCTCAACTTCTGGAAAGAAGAATCATACAGTCACGCAGCCCCACAATATGGTTACCAAGAAGATTAtaagaagaaataa